The Cottoperca gobio chromosome 15, fCotGob3.1, whole genome shotgun sequence genome segment GGTGTTTGTGACACATGGCTCTGAGTGAAGCCACGGCCAGATAGCCCAGCCCAAGATAATTGGAATTTCATTAAGGTTTTGTTTATGTGTGGGTGCACTGAGTGTGCGTATATatgcctgtgcatgtgtgtgtgtgtgtgtgtgtgtgttgagagtgGGTGTGAGTGTTTATGAGTCTGTATGGGTGTGTTTCTCTATATGCAATAttgaggatggagggagggaggggggactCCACCTGCTGCCACCTGTTCATCTGCTCCTTCTTATAAAAgctgctccctcactgtctCCAGGACCACAGACACCTTGGACTCTTCAGACTGTCCACTATCTGGAGTTACTCATATCTGACTCAAAGGACACACAGCTGTAACACTGAGGAGACCTCTGAGGAGCCCTGAAGCTGACACTGGAAACACCGCTTTGATTCTTAAACCAGAAATCATGAAGTCTCGGCGACCCAGCTGCACCGACTCTGGATCCGAGTCCTCAGAAGCAGACTCCCAGAGCCCGGAGAAATATGAGACTACCACGAGGCGAAGGATGGCCGCCAAtgccagagagaggaagaggatggaggGTTTGAACACAGCCTTCGACCGCTTACGTAAAGTGGTCCCCCAGTGGGGCGAAGACAAAAAACTGTCCAAGTATGAGACCCTGCAGATGGCCCTCAGCTACATCCTGGCTCTCAACCGGATCCTGACAGACGCCAGGAGACTCAACGCTCCTCACAGGCAGTGGCTGGACCTGCAGTTTGACTGCGTGCAGCCTGAGAACTACGCCTGCCTCATGAGGTACGACTCTCCCACTGAACAGGACTACATCCACTCGTCCTTCTCGTATCCGTTCGATGGCCATCAGGTCCACGCATAACCTGCTGCCAGTCGGTGGACAATCAGTCATGTTGTTGTGAGTGACAATGTGAATATGTCTCCTTCAATCCAGGAGtcagtaaatacatttgtattgcattatttcctttttctgtttatCTAGTTTTTGTATGACAATCAGAAAGACTTCTATTTCAGTTTTAagtctttttattcatttttgctAGGAAACCCGGCAATGTTGAGCATTTTGTTCAAAGTATAGcaatgacagaaatgtagtGTCATTATAATGACCTCTGGATTGTACTGAAGAAACAGGCAATGGTGCATCTTTTATCAGTTATTTTGATATGGCCCGAAAATGTTGTGCAATGTTCAATGTTCATTGTGGTCAATATGTAACTAATTTGTCAAAGTGTAATTACGTGTTTGTAGAGTTGAAAAATACATGCAGACCTCTATTTTGTTGAATTATagtttttgaataaaaaaataaaacaaatattttgtatGAAAAAGCATTTGTCTTGTTCTCTTGTGTCTTCTAAGTTAATTATGATGGTGAAATACAGTACTTTTTATATTGCAACAGAACGATAGAACTGTATGCAATAATGTGCTTTATACTGTATCTACCATAGAATAAGAATCATCTTCTATTCCTATGGTACTGTACGTAATTACGTTACATGCTAAGTAAGCTAGTTTATACAATCTTAACTATACAAAGATGATTCCTTATTAACATCATTTCTGCATactcaaaaataattatatttgcaAAATATAACCCTGACATactgaaaaatgtaattctcttTACTGCATATGCATCATTTTCTAATTTCAATAAGAACTAACTGTTATTATAAGAGAGCTCTGGCATGTTTATCCCTCATAATCTCACTTTGTCTCCTTTGTGTGgtaataaaacttgaaactaaTGAAACAAGGGTGGTCAAGGAGAACAACTAATTTACAGCACGccctttgttttgtgtgtgtcaagTTCTCAGCAGGAGTAATGGCAGGTCATGTCTGCTGCACCGCCTCGCTCTGCACCCCGGGGAATAAATCATCCTTTTGTCCTGAGCTCCTGCGCTCCGAGATAAGACACTTCTACGTCAATGGAGAAACCGAAatctaaacatttaaaatagactCACGTTGGGGGGGCAATGTACATTTAACTCATAACTCATTTAACTATTCTATTTACAAATATTCTCtataaaaaataacacattctGGAGCTTTAAAGTATTATACTAACTCAATTCTGCTACAGGACAGCGTAATGTACGTAGAGATGCACCAGGACGCCATATGATCGCCCCATTGTTGGAGCCACACAGCTCCACGTTTAAATGGCAATCATCAGCCACTGaaaattgattattattaatttgaaaAAGTTTGAATGGTGGCACAAGCCACAGCAGATTAAGGAAGCCTGTGTGCCAGGTCCTGCCCCGGCTTCAGAGGGGGAGCAGAAATGAAACTCCATTGTGTGGTAATGGCCGTGTGTAATCGCTCTGTTCACGGCCACTGAAGCATGAACGGCCATAGCTGGACCCAAACTCTATCTGCATTAAGTATAGGACTACAGAAGTGCACTAACTGTACTGTCCAACTGCTACACTATACGCACCTTATTAGCCTGCAGTTCATTTGGGTTGTAATATTTGGAATTgcgtttgtttttaaatcatctcATGTTCCAGTCAGTTTAGTTTAATGCCTCTAACctgcacaaaaaacacaaatacaaataaatgtgtagaTAGATGTCATACAAATGatagaaaatattaattaaatattaagaatataatatttaatctgCTTAACACATTTCTGGTATAAGCCAAGAACACCTAAATGCACGCGTGGTAAGTGTTGCAGGGCGCTTGTTGTTTTACAGAAGAGACTTGGCTGATGGACGAGGTGCCGAACGCTGATACAGATGGTCATGATGATTCATACGCCACCACGAATGTTTGCATACTTAATAAACGCTTTCTGACAGTTGGCGTGTTGAAAATGAATAGATGGCAGAGTCAAAAGTGCGTAATGGTAACGAGGCGGTGACACTGCAATTACGCTCCTCATTAATTCCGCCACAAGCCGCAAACAGTTGGTGACAGAAAATATAATCGACGTGCAATTAATTGATTTCCTCAATAGGAGCCCGTTATTGGAGCAGTTGTTAATCAATAGTGACAACAATGTGCTCAGCATGGAAGTAATCGAGAgggcaaaacaaattaaaatgtctttaggCTGGTGAATTATTCAGccttcctcttttattttatttggtggtATGTGCTATTATAAAGAACTACAGAATGAAGTTACTTCCAGCTCTTCACTGCCAGTTTGAAGGAGAGTTGTTATTATATTTGGTGTTCTGGTGCATTGCCTATTGCTAACAGGAAAACTATTGTGTATCACATTCGGGTTAATGTGTTTGGGTTAACCTTACTGAGGTGTCCATGCAAAACATACACAAGTACGTCAATGCTGTGTGAGTACAACACCGACCACTTCATGACCCCAACAGGTTTTAACTGGGTCTCAATCTCAATACTGCAAAAGCTCCAGCAGAAGACCAACAGCTCCTCCCTCAGCAAAGCTTATGTCATCCTCTCCTTATAAAAATCTCTCCGGCAGGTGTTTAGAAGCTTCACTTTCCTCTCTGATCCAAACACCAGCAGTCCACTGACGGAGGCACACAGGTGTCAAACAGCATGAAGTGCCTGAACAACCGGGCCGAAAGCCACCTGACCGGGCAGGTGGAGTTGGACAGCGTGAGCAACGGAGCCTGGGTGAACCAGGGCTACTGTGGCTCCCCACCGCCTCTGCCTCGAGCTGTCAGCACCATCTATAACCCGCAGCCCCTCTTCCAGGGCTCCATGGACAGCATGTACAAACTGGACACCCCCAGCCCGTTCCCAGAGGAACCAGCATCCACTGACCAAATCCTGGTGAAGAAACAACGAGGCTGCTGCTCTTTTATCAAAGGTGGGAACCCAGCACACAGTATTTCTGCTATAACTGACATCTGTACGACTAGATTAATGAGTATGGATAGCTCCTAGACAGAATATTGACAACAACTCTCTTGAGACTTTCTTTGGTTCTGGTTCTGTCTGTAAAATCAACTGATGTGATAACATTTCTGAGGACCATCTTCTGGCTAATCTTAGTCTTTAATGGAACATCAGCTACTTTATTTCAACCCAGGATCGAAGTTGATAGATCCTCTGCGGGAAAGGTCTTGACTCTTTAAATCATTTAGTATCATAATGACATAAAACCCTGTAACTTGTCTGCAGGCTTGTGGGGCACAACTTTGACCGAAAACACCTCAAACAACAGAGAACTGTTTGTCCGCACCACGCTACGGGAGCTACTGGTCTATCTGGTGTTCCTGGTGGATATATGCCTCTGTAAGTATTCTACGATCTTGATGCACTTGTGATATGAATGTCTATTCCTGGCACTTCTGATAGCCTAACAATCATGTTCAGTACCCAGGCCAGTACAGTGTTTGCATTCATTCTTAGCGCTTCTCCTACACGCAGTATTATATCACCACGTAAAGTTATAAAACTTGATTTAAGATTAACTTTACACCTACATTCCCAGATTTATTATATACGTTTTGAATTGATGTAAAAGCATTACTTCCAAATACTGTTGTTTGCTTTTATATGTGTCCTTCTGGTCCACAATGTGACAGAGGGGATCAATCAAATGTCTCTCAAACACTAAATGCATCACAGTGTATTTCATATGAAGTGAATTATGAATCAGCAATGCTTTTTGATCACTTGTTGAAGTGCTCACCGCTTGGCACGGTGTTACTGTATAGGGCACTTTGGACTGTTGATTTACCATCAAAAGCTTCCCTGCATTAATGCCCACCACAAATGCCCTCCCCATCCCTCTGCCTGAAAGCCTTTGTCCAGCTGAGCATTAGGAGTGAAAGGGACACGGGTACTGCTCCGTTGCCTTTTAGCGATAAGAGCATTTGGCCTCGTCCATTGTTGCTTTGTCTGGGCTAGATTTACATTGTTTGAAGAGGCTATTTCCATGAGGCCGGCGTGCTCTCTCTTCAAACAAATGATGGCCTGTAATCTGGATCCATTTGACCGCAGTCACATAAACACAGCCAAACAACAAGTCTTCAATGGGGCCTTGCGTGTCAGCTTCTGAGTTGTCTTATCTTGGACTGTTGAATGGAGCAACATTTAGAGCTGAGCCTGAGCAAAGCCAGATAGGAACCATCGACTGGACGTTAACAATGTGATTACGTTGTCTTTCAGTGACATACGGTATGACCAGCTCGAGTACCTATTACTACACTAAAGCCATGACGGACCTGTTTGTGAATACAGCCGGTGAAAGTGGGGTTAGGTTTCAGTCCATTAGCACCATGGGCGACTTCTGGACTGTGAGTTTTCCTCCATATTAATTTCCTCCATGTTCACCACAGTGAGAAATCAGTGAGAAATGAGAATATGACATTTCTTCTGTGTGCAATTCAAACTGCGTCCACTCTCTCTTCCTATGAGCAGTATTCCCAGGGCCCTTTGCTGGACGGCCTCTACTGGACTAAATGGTACAATAACAAGTCCCTGGACAGCGGAGACCAGTCCTTCATCTACTATGAGAACATGCTGCTGGGAGTCCCCAGGATGAGGCAGATCAAGATCATGAACAACTCCTGCAAGGTCCACAAAGACTTCATAGATGAGATCACGGGATGTTTTGATGTTTACAATGACAAGAAGGAGGATGAGCTTGAACTTCGGTCTCATCAATGGCACTGCGTGAGCCGCTTGCTACTTTCCTTACAGTGTTACTTTGGGTATGCAGTTAGATTGGAGAACTACAATAAATGTGTCTTCTCCCTATACAGGTGGACCTaccacacagagaaagaagtcAAAGGTTCCTCTCACTGGGGCTTGCTGACCACATACAGTGGAGCGGGATACTACCAAGACCTGAGTCGCACCAAAGAAGAGAGCGCCAACATACTGAATGAACTAGTGGACAACCTGTGGTTGGATCGAGGAAGCAGAGCGGCCTTCGTCGACTTCTCCACTTACAACGCAAACATCAACATGTTCTGCGTCATCAGGTAAAGACCATCATTGACAATACCAACTTTACACATTGGTTGGTACCCATGCATTGGTTGATGCATGTTTTGTCCGCTTCTTTCAGGTTGTTGGTTGAATTCCCAGCGACAGGTGGAGCGATCCCTTCTTACCAGATAAGAACAGTCAAACTAATTCGCTACATCAATAACTGGGATTTCTTCATCCTCGGTTGCGAGATGGTCTTCTGTTTATTCATCTTCTACTACGTTGTAGAGGAGATTATTGAGCTTCGAATACACAAGTTCACCTATTTCAAAAGCATCTGGAACATACTGGATATTGTTGTCATAATGgtaagaaaatgccaatcttatttgtttcatacatttccttttctctgATTGTGCTTCGCCTCAAATAATCAAGTTATTTTCCTTCCCAGCTCGCCATCGTTGCcattatattcaatattttccgAACAGTCAAAGTGGACAACTTGCTTGGCAAACTGCTGGAACAACCCGGTATCTACGCTGATTTTGAATTTCTGGCCTTCTGGCAAACACAGTACAACAACATGAATGCAGTGAACTTGTTCTTTGCCTGGATTAAGGTAAAGTACTAACATCTTTCACTTCAACACATTACTTTAGAAAATGATCTACTGTCATTCCAAAGACTGTGTGTTTACTAATCGTCCTTTAGGTTTTCAAGTACATCAGTTTTAACAAGACCATGACTCAGCTGTCCTCCACACTCGGTCGATGTGCTAAGGATATCTTGGGCTTCGCCATCATGTTCTTCATCGTGTTCTTCGCCTATGCGCAACTTGGATATTTGCTCTTTGGCACAGAGGTTGACTCTTTCAGCACCTTCGTCAAGTGCATGTAAGACTTGTCCAAAACAGCGGCTCAGCGGGAAATATTTCAATACAACTATTGagcatgaatgaataaattCTTCTATTTGTTTCACTATGCAGCTTCACACAGTTCAGGATTATTCTTGGAGACTTTGATTACAATGCCATCGACCGGGCAAACAGAGTTCTTGGGCCAATCTACTTTGTCACCTATGTGttctttgtgttctttgttcTACTGGTGAGTTATTCTCCTACCTAAGATCTTAGATCTTAAAAGAATAAAGATGacattctcattttctcttgaTGTATCTGTCCCTCAGAACATGTTTCTGGCCATCATAAATGACACATACTCTGAGGTTAAGGAGGAGCTCTCATCTCAAAAAGATGAGCTACAGTTTACTGACATCATCAAACAGGTATCCGATCCATGTAGGATAAATACATCTATTGATAAAGTGTTGCCAGAGATACAAACAAAATGGTTTTCTCCATGTATTTCAGAGTTATATGAAGACTTTTACGAAGTTGAAActtaaaaaggagaaaatatcTGATGTTCAGAAGGCGCTACGATCTGGATCTGGAGAAATTGAATTCAAGGACTTCAGAGAAACTCTGAAAGAGTAAGTgacaaaatatgaaaaagagGAGCATGTGTTACTTTAGTGTCGAATGTGACCCTCACCGCTCTGATGATCTCGCAGGCTGGGACATGCTGATCATGAAATTTCTGCAGCCTTCTCCCGGTTTGACCATGACGGGAACCAAATTCTAGACGAAGACGAACAAGAGAGGATGAAAATCGAGCTGGAGGAAAAGAGGGTTTGTGTGATAGTTAGTTTGTTTCTTATTTATCTTGACAATGCAATAAAAGCCACGTTTGTAAGAAGGAATTCATGATGGTGTTCCCCATTCTTCTATCAGGATGCTCTTTGCACTGAACTCAACAATCTTGGAATGAATTACCAGAAAGAACTTCTGGAGAAGCCGACTGTGACATCCAATGAGCTGAAGAACCACTCGAATCATACGAATCAAGTGGATCAGGAACAGTTTCTAAGGTGGAAGGAGTTTTTACATCTAACCTATGAAATGTCTTGAATTGTCTTGTCCTCAAACAATGGACGTTAACCAAAAACTGAATTACCTTCCTCTCCCCATGAAAGACTGGGTAGACAGGTTCTCCAGCTCGAAAGCTCCGTGGCAGGCATCACATCCAGGATTGAGTTGATTATGGAGAAACTGGGATTACAAGAGAAAACTAAAGGGAACGAAACGGTAAGGGAACGGACTGTGAGCAATGATGATGCGTGTATGGAAGCTTTTCTTAAACCTTGTATGCATCAAATGCTTTACCTTTACAAATATTAGGGATTATCAGTTCATGGAGTACACTGGAAAGTATATTGAAGCTAAGAAACAACTGTGTTGTTGGTAATGCCAAAGGGGCTGTAACAAAATACAAGGAAAATGTCTAATATTGTGTACttaagaaaattatatttgacTTTCTGAGTTTAATTGTCGATTACCCCTATCCAGAGTGATGACACTGCCTCAGATAGGAGCGTCCTGGTTTGTGTGGACAGAGGGACGAAGGCTAAGATGTCATCCAGGAGGCTGGCAGTTCCCAATAACTCCGCATTCGACAGTAAGATGTGATTCGACAGCTGAGAAACAGAAACGTGGGTTCACTGGAAGTCAGACGACACGTGAGGATGAACGGGTCACACGCCAACAACGTTTTGTGCATCACAACTTTGCAATGTTTAAAGTCTGTCTTTTAGGATCTTACTTCCCAGAGATCCCAACAGCGCTTGTGAGTTTTCCCGTGAATGTCGCCACAGATCCAATTGGAATACTGTTAATGCAGAGGCTTTCACCCGTGGCCCATAGACTCAATCACCATTTTACCTCATTCGGTGActtaacagatatttatttagatGAACATCTTCACAATTATTACTTTAAATGAAAGGATTCTTGGTTGGGCGTTCAGATCAATGATAAACTACCGATAGTATGACGTTCCAATATTAAACACTCTGCTACAGCTGCTCTTACATTACAGCCACTCCTTTCATGGAAAtatgtaaatactgtataaatatgCTTTTGAAATTCCCTGCTTACTAGGCGACTGCACTAGAGCTAATATAATAAACTGGTTCAAGTTTAAGCTCAGATATGTAGAAGACTACAATGTATGTTGTACAATGTATGAGACCTggacataaatatacatattagtGTTgtgtaatatacatttatttaaacagtaggttagaaaaataaagttattctGCAGTGCAAATGCCACCTAACATCAGACTAAGTGATGCTCGCTTTGCTTTAGTCAGttaatgtttataaatgttcaATTTCTATTACAGTTGCTCAAAAGCTTTCGACTTGCTTGCAGAGTTTAGTGAGATgtatctgctaaatgcttcCCTTATATTTATATGGAAGACATGGTGCAATACTTatgacacattaaaacatgtttacattaaatACTAAATCATTGGATCTGGGAAGCATAATCTCAGTGGATAGgaagttttaaaaacaattcagGCTTCATACCAACATCGTTGCTAATAGAAAGGGGGGAAAGGTTTTAGAGCAAATGTATAGATGCCGTCTAGTGTATGTAACATTCAGATGGTACAAACTTCAGAACCTCATCTTAataattgttaatgttatttaatgttttacagtGATAAATGCTTTGCTGTCAGAATTTCTGTGTAACGCACAATTTATTAGTGTCCAATAAATGTACTTAACAACCAGgttcaaatgtttctttatttgaagTCACTTATTGAGTTTTCCCGTTTAAATGGAAAATTGATTTCATCCTTTATTATTAAACATCACTTCTACTGTTCAACTTATATGTATTATTGTCATAAAAGCAAATTGCCAttacattcaatattttaagcaacaaatgttttacatgtcATAAGCGTGCAGTTCAAGCTGAAACATCTGCTTCCTGCTACAAAATGGCACAAACTCAAAAATGGGGAAATCtacaatgaaaaataattttggTTTGTAATGGACCctctgcaaaaaacaaaaagtttgaaTTTACTGACACACCAATTAAGGCTTATTCATAAATCATATTGCAGGAGTTTAATTGATGGCATTTCTACCTACAGTATGTACATTATTCCGTAAATTTCATGATCAAGGTTTATATTTACACTCTCAGCCAACATGACCTTGTTTTGTTACACAAACATCCCCCCGGGTATAATAAACAAACgaacaaaaacattatcaaGTTTGTCGGCTAGTACAACAGGAAAAGGAGAGTAATCTTACGAGGAGTGTGATATGCTGTACAGAATGGCACGTACGCAAATAAAACCCAAATGGCAGGACGTCTTTGAGAAATCCTCTTGTCGAAATTTGCCAGCGATCTTTAAAAATGCTTTACCTGGCATATATGGAAATGTTGAAAAAAAGTCAGAAAGTTAAACGCTTCCCTGTTTTCAATGACATATTTAGGAAAACCTTCCACtttcatcaaataaaacaatcccAATTTATAGCAAATTTAAAACATCTGACAATATGTCTTGACAGTGACTAAAGAACAATATGTTAAATGATGTAAACCATGATGCAATATCATTAGGGGCTGGTTTTAGTGCTAAATTAAGTCTAAGGTTGTTCGCAAAAACTCTCACAGCCATTAGAATGAAATTACTATAAATTAACTGAAGTTATCAATAGGAAGAAACATATTCAAGACCCAATATCTTTCTAGGAAACCAGCCCCCAGAATCAGCACAGAGTCCGTTACCTTTACAAAGATTGGGGGTTaagctgtttttacattattttctttatatagtGAGCACATGCTATAGCCTTTACTTTGAGACACAGGAATACAATTGAGTCCAATCTaggctacattaatgtgtgaacTAAAATCCATCAAAAGTATGCAAAGAACATGCTGATCACTCCGATACAAAACATGAAAAAcccaatgttgttttttttgcttttagaaTCGTGTAGGTGACATTTGTCTTTGTACACAACATTTACCCAAATGTCCCGCTTATGTGTCCTTTACAGCCACAGTTGTTATTACAAATAGTTTCTTTACATATACTGGAAAACTAAACTACCGTTCCAGGGCCTCTATTCACAAAGCATTTTTCATGAATATATCAAACAACGACTGAATTTCTATGGATGAGCTGAAGCTAAACCCGGGCCAACCTGTTAGCAGGTTGTTGTGGCTCATTGCAGTTTGTAGCATTGATTCATGGTGACTGATCATACCCGCTCGATTTGTACAACACATCACTGTATGCCATTTTACAAACTGACCTATATCACACAAAATTAACTTAATCAATGCATGGAGTGGAGTTTAGTATTCTGTTGTATAGAATAACAGATAAATGCCCCAAACATGACGagtaaataaacatgttgacaAGTCTGTAACAAATACtgaaattttaaaaacatattggcAGACGGAGAGCTAATATTGCTATAGTTTGATAGTTCAATGTTAATGTTATAAAGTTTGAGGTTTCCAAAGATTTTAATCCTCGTCATGTTCCAGTGAGCTGCTGGAGTAACATGATGGTTGTGCTTTTAACTCCACTAAAATAACGTAGCtgttatgtttctttttgtatatttcttcTTACATTTTGAATAGGGGATTGTAGCAATTAGTTTTGAAGGACTACACTGAGCTTTTGATGGTTTGGTCCATTGGTCAACTTATTCAGTGTGTGTCGAGAGGTCTCTATCTGGATTAAGATGGCTGTGCAGTAAGCATGCTGCTTGTGCTGCAAATCCAGTCACACTGCGTAAAGTTTTCATGGGGCCAAACACTCAAAAGCTTGGCGTGTCCTTTAACATCTACTTAGACAAACGAAGTTGTTTGGCTTCACTTCAGAAGCCCCAGCAAAGTTTTCCATGACAGAACTATGAATTAtcatcaaataaacatttttaaagttgtgAATGAAAGGGATTCGATCATCtgaaacataattattaaacTGGTTGTTTAGGagcaactattagctacaaaggCTTTGTGAATATGGCCCCTGCCCTTCTCTTCTACCAC includes the following:
- the atoh7 gene encoding transcription factor atoh7, translating into MKSRRPSCTDSGSESSEADSQSPEKYETTTRRRMAANARERKRMEGLNTAFDRLRKVVPQWGEDKKLSKYETLQMALSYILALNRILTDARRLNAPHRQWLDLQFDCVQPENYACLMRYDSPTEQDYIHSSFSYPFDGHQVHA
- the pkd2l1 gene encoding LOW QUALITY PROTEIN: polycystic kidney disease 2-like 1 protein (The sequence of the model RefSeq protein was modified relative to this genomic sequence to represent the inferred CDS: deleted 1 base in 1 codon); the protein is MKCLNNRAESHLTGQVELDSVSNGAWVNQGYCGSPPPLPRAVSTIYNPQPLFQGSMDSMYKLDTPSPFPEEPASTDQILVKKQRGCCSFIKGLWGTTLTENTSNNRELFVRTTLRELLVYLVFLVDICLLTYGMTSSSTYYYTKAMTDLFVNTAGESGVRFQSISTMGDFWTYSQGPLLDGLYWTKWYNNKSLDSGDQSFIYYENMLLGVPRMRQIKIMNNSCKVHKDFIDEITGCFDVYNDKKEDELNFGLINGTAWTYHTEKEVKGSSHWGLLTTYSGAGYYQDLSRTKEESANILNELVDNLWLDRGSRAAFVDFSTYNANINMFCVIRLLVEFPATGGAIPSYQIRTVKLIRYINNWDFFILGCEMVFCLFIFYYVVEEIIELRIHKFTYFKSIWNILDIVVIMLAIVAIIFNIFRTVKVDNLLGKLLEQPGIYADFEFLAFWQTQYNNMNAVNLFFAWIKVFKYISFNKTMTQLSSTLGRCAKDILGFAIMFFIVFFAYAQLGYLLFGTEVDSFSTFVKCIFTQFRIILGDFDYNAIDRANRVLGPIYFVTYVFFVFFVLLNMFLAIINDTYSEVKEELSSQKDELQFTDIIKQSYMKTFTKLKLKKEKISDVQKALRSGSGEIEFKDFRETLKELGHADHEISAAFSRFDHDGNQILDEDEQERMKIELEEKRDALCTELNNLGMNYQKELLEKPTVTSNELKNHSNHTNQVDQEQFLRLGRQVLQLESSVAGITSRIELIMEKLGLQEKTKGNETSDDTASDRSVLVCVDRGTKAKMSSRRLAVPNNSAFDSKM